Part of the Ignatzschineria larvae DSM 13226 genome, CACATTGATGACAATGCAACTTTCCCGTTGTTCGATGATAATTCAGATAGCAGCTACAATGATCACATTCAAGCATCACACCACAATCAAGACAAGCTAATACCGGGGAAAATCCCCGGCGATTTAAGAAGATGAGGACTTGCTCTTTACGCACAATAGTTGCTTCAATCGCCTCTAATACTCGATTAGAGATACCATCATAGACCTTCTCTTCATGACAATTGATAATCTCCCAATCGGGCATTTCCCCAGATACCCGCTCCGGCAAGGGATAGTAACGAAATCGCCCCTGTTCAATATTTAAAATACTCTCATAAGTGGGGGTTGCACTCCCTAAAATAAGCGGTACAGACTCTAAAATAGCCCGCTTAATAGCACTATTGTGCGCTGAATAACGTACACCATCTCGCTGAATATAAGAACCATCATGCGCTTCATCGATAATCATCAAGCCTAATCGTGCAAAAGGGGTGAAGAGCGCTGAACGAGTTCCGATGACTAGATCTAATTCCCCCAACATAGCACCTCGCCAAGTGGTAAATCGCTCGCTATCAGTCACTTGTGAATGAATAACTCCAACGCGAACGCCTAAAGCCTGAACGATTCGACTCACAAATTGTGGCGTGAGACCAATTTCCGGCACTAGCATTAAGACCTGCTCACCTCTTGCTAATACCGCCCTTGCAATCTCCGTATAAACCGCAGTCTTACCAGAACCTGTAACGCCTTCAATAAAAGAGATTCGATCTTGAGGACTTCGCGCTTCAACCGCTTGATGCACAACAGAATCAACAATCGACTGCTGTGCTTCTGTTAGCTGATGTGCGGGCTCTTTTGTAGGAAGCTGTGGTGAAGCAATCTCATTATGTAGCCGTTCCTGAACGTCTAACAGCCCCTCTTGGACTAAAGCCCGGCAATGGTTTTTGAAATTAGGGAAAGCATGCAACAGATCCGCTTCGCTATAATGTTTGCCAGGGGAAAGAGATTTAAGGATCGCTATCTTCGCCTTTGCCCTCTGATTCTCTTTGGCTTCTCGCCACATCATGCCGGTAGGTGTAATTTGATAGCTAAGCCCAGCGGCAAATAGTGAACGACCTTGCCGAAGTGATACCGGTAAAAATAGCTGAATCACCTCCCCAATCGGAGCATGATAGTAACTTGCCATCCACTTCGCCAATGCTAATAGCTGAGGCTGTAAAATCGGGGCTTCATCAAGGATTATTGTAACGGCTTTGAGCTTTTCACGAGGATAATTACTCTCTGATTTTACCGTCATCACAATACCCACAACTCGGCGACCAGCAAAATTGACCTCTACACGAATGCCCTCTTTAACAGGAATCGGCGTTAGATAATCAAAAGTTTTATAGAGTGGACAGGGTAAAGCCACTTCCACAATATCTGCCGGTTGCTCCATCAATCTCTCCTCTCCTCATAATTGCCGAATAGTGAACAGAGTATAGTTTACCATCTCTGTCTTAAATCCCTATAAGATCATTTTGTTGTATAAAACTGTCGCAATAAAAAAACCAAGCGCCCGAAGATGCTCAGTTTTATAGTAAGATCATTTGAAAATAAGCATTATTTAAATGCCGGCGCATCGGCTGATCGAGGTAAGAAAGCTGTTCTATCCGGCATTGTGTAAGTGGTGTTTAATAAGACTCTATGTCCTTTTAAATTCCCTATTCGCTGCTCTAAAACAACCCTGAAATCCTAAATAATCATTCATTTAGAATGGAATACGCTTCATAATTCGCGTCAAGAAACGAGAGAGTCCTTGGCGAACCGTTGTCTTCTCCACATACTTAATGCTATAGACATTATAATCGTCAATAGCATCTAAAATATAAGCATCACTTGTTTTAAGTTCATCCACTAACTTTAATTCTAAGCCTTTCACCGCCAACCAATATTCACCGGTTGCAATCGCTTCGATATCCAATTCAGGACGATATTGCTGTACAAAGCTCTTAAATACTTTATGAATTTCCACTAATTCTTCGGTAAATTTCTCTTTCGCCTCATCGGTATTCTCACCGAACATTGTCACCGTGCGCTTATATTCTCCGGCGGTAAACTGTTCATAATCCACATTATATTTTTTTAATACTTTATGGAAGTTTGGCATTGCCGCAACGACACCAATAGAGCCCACAATAGCAAAAGGTGCAGCCACAATATGATTCGCCACGCACGCCATCAAGTAACCTCCGCTTGCGGCGACTTCATCAACCGAAACGGTCAGTTTAAGACCTTTGTCCCGAATACGTACCAACTGAGAAGCTGCAAGCCCATAGCTATTCACCGCCCCACCTGGACTGGTTAATTTCAGTAAGACTTCATCTTCCGGCTTAGCAATATGCAAAAGTGCCGATACCTCTTCCCGAAGATTCTTCACCTCTTCTGCATGCACATCACCATCAAATTCTAATACATAGAGTGTTTTCGATTTAGGCTCAACACCCTCCTCTTCCTCTTTTTTCCAGAATTGCCAGAAGCGCTTTGGTTTTGTCTCTTTAGCCGTTTTTGCAGATTTTATACTCTGATTAGATTGTGTTGATTGTGTTGATTGTGTTGATTGAGTCGACTGATCTGATCCTACAGAGCTATCTCTCTCTGAAGCATTATCTGCTTCTTGCTTATTCTCTGCTTTATCTACACTATCAGCATTATCTGATTTTTTGTTTTTTGATATGTCAGATTGATCATTCTCTTCTGAATCTTGTTTACTAAACTCTAAAAATCCTTCCTCAATTTGGGTAAAACGATCGCCGAGATCTTTAAACTCTATTTTACCGCCACTATTGCCGCTATTCGTATTACGCAGTGATACCAAAAAGAGAATCAAGGCAATAAATCCTACTAATAAGGTCGCCGTTTTTGCCAAAAAAAGAATAAAATCAATTAAATAAATCATATATATCTATATCACCTAATGATAAAAAACCTGATTCATCTTTTCAGAGAATCAGGTTGAAATGTGTATTATCTCTACTAAACTACAGATTGTAGCAGAATAATAATATTCGTTATCTAATTTAAGCATTCAACTTTTAATATAGATTAATCTTTCTATCAAAGCTGACTTTAAATGCTTTAGTTTATTAGATCGATATTATTTTTTCTCAGCAGGTAACTCAACTTTAACGCCTTGTTGTACTTTATTCACATATTCTTGGAATAGAGGCTGTGCAAGTTGTAATTTAGTTGCTTCATCTAAATCAGCATAAGGTTTGATATCAAGATCACGAACATCATCTAATACAATCACGTGATAACCAAATTGTGATTGCACAGGTTTTTGACTCATCTCACCTTTTTTCATAGTTTTAAGCGCTTCCCCAAAACTTGGATCCATCATTGATAAACGGAACCAGCCACCAATACTGCCATCACGTTCAGCTGTTGCTGTATCGAGTGATTTCTCTTTGGCATCTTTTGCGAACAATGCTTTTTTAGCTTCAGGTGTTTGCTCTTTGTTGATTGCATCGATGATTGCTTGTGCTTCTTCTGCAGTCTCAACTAAGATATGTGATGCTTCATACTCTTGTTTTTCAAGTTGAGAAACAGCGGCTTCATACTGTGCTTTAATCTCAGCATCAGAAATCTCACCTTTTGCTAACATATCTTGAAACAGAAGGTCAGATAAGAAAAGATCACCAATTAACTTCACCTTCATTTGATAATCTTTGTCTTTATCAAGACCACGCTTTGTTGCTTCTTTTGCTAATGCTTCCTGTGTACCTAAAAGGAGCACCAACTGCTTTGCAAGCGCTTCATTTTCGACCGCATTAGCTTCAACACCTTGAGAGAGAAGTAAGAAATTTTCAAATTCACTCTTAGATACTTCGCGTCCATCAATTGTAGCAACGGGATCTTGAAATACATATACAGATTCTTCCGCGACAGCAGGTGCAGCAGTTGTCGCAGCAGGTTGTTGTGCGACCGCCATTGAAAATGCACCCATTAATGCTGTAGTTAATAATGTTGTTTTGAATAATTTTCTCATTTTTACTCTTTCCTCATGGTTTTTGAGTCATAATTTGAATACTTAATGCATGAATCTCTTCTTGCATCATGGTATCTAATGCTTGATAAATCAAGCGATGTTGCTTAATTAATGTCAATCCCTCTAATTTAGGTGAGGCAATTTTCACTGTAAAATGCCCACCGCCACCGCGTGCTCCCGCATGTCCTATATGCAGATGACTATCATCAATCACCTCTAAATAAGAGGGTGACAATGAATCCATTAACAAGCTTTTAATTTTATCTAATTTTGCTTGATTATTCATCTTTTTTATCTTTCTTTTAATATTAAAGAATAATATTACTATTTAACTCTAATAAAATTTATATTGATAACTTATATTCACTATAGCTCATATATACCGGCGGAATCCAATTCCCACTTGTATACATTATAAGCCTATCGAGTAACAGCTTCTTAAAATACTAATGAAGATCTTCATCCTTCTGAGATCTGTATTACTCTTCTTGCTTCTGTTGTTCAATGCTCGCTTTTGCAATTTTATATGCCTTACTCTTTTTGACTAGATAGATAATTAGAGTTAAGGCTAATATAAATGTAATTGCAGGGTTGATAATCATCTTAAAAGTCATCCAAATATCATTTGAGAGCTCTAATAAGACAATAATGCTATTGAGAAGCGCCATCATCAACATATAAGCCGCCCACCATAAATTAGTGCGTAACCATTCACTGTCTGGTAATTCTAATTCTAGAGGCTTCTCAAAAATCATCTTAATCGGTGATTTTTTAAGATAAAACATCCCAACTAATCCTAAGGCGATCACCACATTAATAATCGTCGTGCGCCATTTAATAAAGATGTCATTATCAAAATAGATCGTCATCGCCCCGAACAGAATCGTAGCCACAAGAATCAACCAATCTTTACGCTTTGTCGTATAGCGAAAAAAGATCAGAGAAACAACTAAAGCAATAAAGGCACAGCCTACAAGTGCTTTCGTCGCAAGTACTAAATCTTTATTAAAAAAGAGGTAGATTGCAATAAAAAGAATGGTTCCTAATCCTAAGATTAGCTGGGGGATGGCTTGATATTTAGATTTCTTTGATAACTCGGTCAAGGGAAGCTCCATCAAATACATTATAAGTGATTAAACTTTTATCAATACGGCGAATTAACCCTGTTAAGACTTTACCTGGGCCACATTCAACAATTGTTGTGACCCCTTCACGAACTAATTGCTCGATCGTTTCTGTCCATCTCACAGGCTCATAAAGCTGACTAATCAGCGCTGTTTTAATCTCTTCTACATCATAATGGGCTTGCACATCTACGTTATGAATCACCACTTCACTCGGTGAAGCTAGCAACATGTTATCTAGCATCGTTGCAAGACGTTCTGCCGCAGGTTTCATTAATACAGAGTGAGATGGCACTGAAACAGGTAGCAAGAGCGCCCGTTTTGCACCTCGTTCTTTTGCAAGATCGCAGGCAGCCGCTACCGCCTCTTTTTGACCGGCAATCACAACTTGTCCTGGAGAATTAAAATTCACAGCAGATACAATACCTTTTTCTGCTGAATCTTCACAAAGCGCTATAACAGCCGCATCATCTAATCCCAAAATTGCAGCCATTGCCCCTGTTCCTTCCGGCACTGCTTCTTGCATATATTGTCCGCGGAAATGCACTAATCGTACCGCATCTTTAAATGCCATAACACCAGCAGCGACTAAGGCAGAGTACTCACCTAAGCTA contains:
- the priA gene encoding replication restart helicase PriA, with product MEQPADIVEVALPCPLYKTFDYLTPIPVKEGIRVEVNFAGRRVVGIVMTVKSESNYPREKLKAVTIILDEAPILQPQLLALAKWMASYYHAPIGEVIQLFLPVSLRQGRSLFAAGLSYQITPTGMMWREAKENQRAKAKIAILKSLSPGKHYSEADLLHAFPNFKNHCRALVQEGLLDVQERLHNEIASPQLPTKEPAHQLTEAQQSIVDSVVHQAVEARSPQDRISFIEGVTGSGKTAVYTEIARAVLARGEQVLMLVPEIGLTPQFVSRIVQALGVRVGVIHSQVTDSERFTTWRGAMLGELDLVIGTRSALFTPFARLGLMIIDEAHDGSYIQRDGVRYSAHNSAIKRAILESVPLILGSATPTYESILNIEQGRFRYYPLPERVSGEMPDWEIINCHEEKVYDGISNRVLEAIEATIVRKEQVLIFLNRRGFSPVLACLDCGVMLECDHCSCYLNYHRTTGKLHCHQCGRHYPYPDHCAACGGKTFKELGVGTQKIEKVLSDAFPQANVLRFDRDSVKNSRDLEAHLTQIGEQSADIIIGTQMLAKGHDFPNITLVVLLNSDGLFFANDFRADEKLAQLLVQVSGRAGRGEKRGKVMVQTMFPEHALFHQLPKVGYHAYALEALAIRELLELPPYAYQILVQVEARSEMDAYHYLEGIMAFLPEMEEVEVTPVMPNNLSRRQDYYRVHTILKSQSRAKLHQMALQLRYIYEANVRKDIRLLIEVDPIDFS
- the sohB gene encoding protease SohB → MIYLIDFILFLAKTATLLVGFIALILFLVSLRNTNSGNSGGKIEFKDLGDRFTQIEEGFLEFSKQDSEENDQSDISKNKKSDNADSVDKAENKQEADNASERDSSVGSDQSTQSTQSTQSTQSNQSIKSAKTAKETKPKRFWQFWKKEEEEGVEPKSKTLYVLEFDGDVHAEEVKNLREEVSALLHIAKPEDEVLLKLTSPGGAVNSYGLAASQLVRIRDKGLKLTVSVDEVAASGGYLMACVANHIVAAPFAIVGSIGVVAAMPNFHKVLKKYNVDYEQFTAGEYKRTVTMFGENTDEAKEKFTEELVEIHKVFKSFVQQYRPELDIEAIATGEYWLAVKGLELKLVDELKTSDAYILDAIDDYNVYSIKYVEKTTVRQGLSRFLTRIMKRIPF
- a CDS encoding peptidylprolyl isomerase; this translates as MRKLFKTTLLTTALMGAFSMAVAQQPAATTAAPAVAEESVYVFQDPVATIDGREVSKSEFENFLLLSQGVEANAVENEALAKQLVLLLGTQEALAKEATKRGLDKDKDYQMKVKLIGDLFLSDLLFQDMLAKGEISDAEIKAQYEAAVSQLEKQEYEASHILVETAEEAQAIIDAINKEQTPEAKKALFAKDAKEKSLDTATAERDGSIGGWFRLSMMDPSFGEALKTMKKGEMSQKPVQSQFGYHVIVLDDVRDLDIKPYADLDEATKLQLAQPLFQEYVNKVQQGVKVELPAEKK
- a CDS encoding BolA family protein, which translates into the protein MNNQAKLDKIKSLLMDSLSPSYLEVIDDSHLHIGHAGARGGGGHFTVKIASPKLEGLTLIKQHRLIYQALDTMMQEEIHALSIQIMTQKP
- a CDS encoding inner membrane-spanning protein YciB, which produces MTELSKKSKYQAIPQLILGLGTILFIAIYLFFNKDLVLATKALVGCAFIALVVSLIFFRYTTKRKDWLILVATILFGAMTIYFDNDIFIKWRTTIINVVIALGLVGMFYLKKSPIKMIFEKPLELELPDSEWLRTNLWWAAYMLMMALLNSIIVLLELSNDIWMTFKMIINPAITFILALTLIIYLVKKSKAYKIAKASIEQQKQEE
- the fabD gene encoding ACP S-malonyltransferase, which encodes MSEINQTLAFVFPGQGSQSVGMIADLLDHAIVEQTLLEADEALGFSLSDIIRSGDEVALGKTEITQPAILTVSIALWRVWIAENGAKPAFFAGHSLGEYSALVAAGVMAFKDAVRLVHFRGQYMQEAVPEGTGAMAAILGLDDAAVIALCEDSAEKGIVSAVNFNSPGQVVIAGQKEAVAAACDLAKERGAKRALLLPVSVPSHSVLMKPAAERLATMLDNMLLASPSEVVIHNVDVQAHYDVEEIKTALISQLYEPVRWTETIEQLVREGVTTIVECGPGKVLTGLIRRIDKSLITYNVFDGASLDRVIKEI